TTGCCCTCGTCGAGCTCGGCGTCGCCCACCATCACGATGAAGCGCTCCGGCCCGCAGGGTGCGCCGTGATCGGCGAGGTAGCGCGCGGCGAAGGCGCCGAAGGTCGCCTGCACCGCCCCGAGCCCCATGGAGCCGGTGGAGAGATCCACGATCTCCGGATTCTTGCGCCGGCTCGGATAGGCCTGAAGCCGGCCGAACGTGCGCAGCTCGCGCAGGTCATCCGCGCTCAGCCGTCCCAAGAGGAACTGGATCGCGTAGAAGGCGGGCGCGGCGTGCGCCTTGAGCGCCACGACGTCGCCCTCGCGCAGGTGGTGGAAATAGAGGGCGGTCAAGAGGCTCAC
The Candidatus Methylomirabilota bacterium genome window above contains:
- a CDS encoding pyruvate dehydrogenase yields the protein MQDQTLQILERIQRRVLWLATWMVHHANHLRPNPDGTKVGGHQASSASSVSLLTALYFHHLREGDVVALKAHAAPAFYAIQFLLGRLSADDLRELRTFGRLQAYPSRRKNPEIVDLSTGSMGLGAVQATFGAFAARYLADHGAPCGPERFIVMVGDAELDEG